From Streptomyces sp. Edi4, one genomic window encodes:
- a CDS encoding restriction endonuclease translates to MRKRTRRQLRTWGAVLGAGAAVWLGAHWASVWPVLVAVFAAVLVGGAGWGLWRAHRAAVGQDRQWRAQEEAKARELSMAEVDVLSWQEFETYVAALCRRDGCTRVVVSGRSGDLGADVIGYLADGRKLVIQCKKYAPHRSVSSHDMQKFVGTARPEHGADVALFVTTGQGFTKDALGLAVRQDVVALHRDLLGAWVKGAHLDTLIPLSGSGGGTKRRSPVRPDH, encoded by the coding sequence ATGCGGAAACGGACGCGCAGGCAGCTGCGGACCTGGGGCGCGGTCTTGGGCGCGGGCGCGGCGGTGTGGCTGGGCGCGCACTGGGCTTCGGTGTGGCCCGTACTGGTCGCGGTGTTTGCCGCGGTGCTGGTGGGCGGAGCCGGCTGGGGACTGTGGCGTGCTCATCGCGCGGCGGTCGGCCAGGACCGGCAGTGGCGTGCCCAGGAGGAGGCAAAGGCGCGGGAACTGTCGATGGCGGAAGTCGATGTCCTGTCGTGGCAGGAGTTCGAGACCTATGTCGCCGCGCTGTGCCGCAGGGACGGCTGCACGAGGGTCGTCGTCAGCGGCCGCAGCGGCGACCTGGGCGCTGACGTCATCGGCTACCTCGCAGACGGCCGCAAGCTCGTCATTCAGTGCAAGAAATACGCCCCGCACCGCAGCGTGTCCTCGCACGACATGCAGAAGTTCGTCGGCACCGCGCGCCCAGAACACGGCGCGGACGTTGCCCTGTTCGTCACCACCGGCCAGGGCTTCACCAAGGACGCCCTTGGCCTGGCGGTGCGGCAGGACGTTGTGGCCCTCCATCGCGACCTCCTGGGCGCCTGGGTCAAAGGCGCCCACCTCGACACCCTGATTCCCCTCAGCGGCAGTGGCGGCGGCACCAAACGACGTTCCCCGGTCCGGCCTGACCACTGA